The genomic region TTCCTCGTTTACTGTTATGCGCACTGCTTATTTTCCCCCGTTAGGATAAGGGATTTATGGAGTGACTCAGCGGAACCCAAGGTCGCCGCCTTTTCGGTTTTCCTGGGCCGAGGGAGTATAAAGCCTCCGCTCCTCCGGCGTGGTGGCAGTTGCCTCAACGTCTCAGCAGCAACATGGTTTgtcttatagaaaaaaaaacacttttttcttatctcttttcctctcactttgtGGGAAAAAACGGAGACGATCAGACAGTATAAACGCAGAAGTAGATATAACTTTACTAGCAGGATCTTGAAATTGTTGAACTAAACGTTGTCATCTTCGGTTTTGTTaggttttgaaaaaaaacaaaatatgagttacctttgatttttttttcctcagattCGCGCACTTTTCACCGTCATGGTCCTGACCCTCGTGGTCGCTTTCGCCGCCGCCGGTCACTTCGGCGGAGGTGGATTCGGTGGACGCTTTGGTGGATTTGGCGGTGGAAAATTTGGTGGATTCAGCAGtggaggattcggaggtggatttggaggtaatttttttttttttttttttcaaatacccgAGTATTTCGTACTGTAAGTGGTGACAACATGAACTTGTATATAAAAGGAAATGTTCATATAAACTTTAACGTTTCCACAGGTGGACACAGAGGCTTCGGTGGAGGTttcggaggattcggaggcggacaCGGAGGgttcggaggtggatttggaggtaaaGTATTGcagtccacacacatatattctttttgGAGTTAAAGGTAGTTCCCAATGTTgcttaatctttttttcttttttcttttccaggaTATGGACGGTAAAACATGGCCTCTTATTTCGATAATAAAGCTACTATCAGTGACACTTACGTGTTTACTTTTTATCACATGAAGTACCAAAAATTACATAAAGCTTAGTTTTCCCGAATACAATTGAAAATATCATGACATTATTTTATCACTTTCGAAGGCAAACCTACAATGGCAGCCACTTTCGTCCATTCGTAAATTAGCTAATGTTGCATcggtaactttttttctttaccttctttaaAACCTTTAGCTTTGAACGTATTTCACGAAGGGAACTCTATAAACTATTATATTTAAGTAATTTTCCTTCATAATCTTTCGAATTACTGATATATAaccaatatgaaaattagaatagAATCCTTTTACCAAAAATGTACAAGCATTAGATAAGCAAATAAGTTCAAATTTTATATGTCGACAACTTTCACTCACATAGACAAAACAGGTAGGAATATGGAAGAACACATTTACTTAAATTTGAAGCAACTTGGAACACATCATGAAAACGTTTCAGAAATTACCAAATCTGCTAACTCCCACACGACGGAATCGCTTGGAATCTGAATTTCTGGCACAAAAGGAAAACAGTGAAATAATCCACAGCTGCCTAGATCACGCTCTCTGGCTCGTTGAAATCCCCTGCATTTGGTCTCTTCAGCTGCGGTCGCCGGTTCCCTCCTGGCGTGCACATGGCAGGGAAGGCCTTGGGAGGCTGGACGTTTGTCACAGATTTCGCCGCAGATGCATTCAGGCAAAACTTAAGCCTGCTTTGACGGAGAGTCGGAGCAGGATTctggtgtgatatatatatatacatatgcatatatatctgtgcctgtgtatatataaatatatatacatatatatatatatagatacatagatagatatcagttgtgtgagtatatatttatgtatttatccacacagccacactctcactcactcacacacacacacatataaatatatctatatgtatatatatgtgtgtgtgtgtgtccgtgtacatatatataccatgtgtgtgcatatatataccgtgcaggtttatatacatatatataaatctatatctatctatatcatatatatagcattatctatataaatcattatatgtatgtatatatgtatatatgtatgaatatatatgaatatatatacatgtatataggcctacatatatatattatgcatatatatatactgtgtatgtatgtatatgtgtgaatatatatatatgtgtgggtctgtgtgtgatatggatatatatatatattgtgtttgtatatatatataaatatatatatgtatgtgtgtataaatatatgtatgtgtgtgtatatatgcatgtatatacatatacatgcatttatgatatatatatatatatatatatatatatgtgtgtgtgtgtgtgtgtgctaattacATTTTCCCAATTAATATCCTTGGCTTTAACGTGCATAGCGTATGATATCAGTCGTGTTTCATTCATAGAAAAATTGCTCTCACATTTCATTCTTTTCGTCAGAAGTGTCGCGCGGTCGAATTTTTAAAATGGTTTGCAGTTGATAATCTCAAGGGATCATACCTATAAACCGTACAtggttatatggatatatatctaataGACATCATGTGATTGTTAACAATTGAAGAtaacaatatttttctttcaaagAGGAAATTCAAGTTTAGTCTTATAATTctgtaaggataataacaatttaatgaaaaaaaatcaactttttaTAGCAAGTTTATtttcgaaatataaaaaaaaattgttgcccGTGTCCTTGATTACCTTCCATagcctgaaaataatgataatgacgattatacaAGCTAGAGGCATAATTCACACCCGACAAAGGGCCCGACAAAGTTGGAAAGTATAACATTTCTTAAAAAGAAGTGGCAAACCACTTCATAaagctttttatacatatatattttcttttactttagatTTCATGCAGCCTAAAGGCTCTGGTAAAAATGTCCTCGGCCTTGCATTCCTACACATTTTCGGGTCCAAATTTAGTATTTTACCTCCGAATCCGCCTCCGA from Penaeus chinensis breed Huanghai No. 1 chromosome 39, ASM1920278v2, whole genome shotgun sequence harbors:
- the LOC125046575 gene encoding WW domain-containing protein C660.06-like encodes the protein MVLTLVVAFAAAGHFGGGGFGGRFGGFGGGKFGGFSSGGFGGGFGGGHRGFGGGFGGFGGGHGGFGGGFGGYGR
- the LOC125046473 gene encoding keratin, type I cytoskeletal 9-like yields the protein MVLALVVAFAAAGHFGGGGFGGRFGGFGGGKFGGFSSGGFGGGFGGGHRGFGGGFGGFRGGHGGFGGGFGGGFGGGFGGKILNLDPKMCRNARPRTFLPEPLGCMKSKAMEDYQLQTILKIRPRDTSDEKNEMLKFCLNASAAKSVTNVQPPKAFPAMCTPGGNRRPQLKRPNAGDFNEPESVI